AAATCAAGACGAATCCATAGAGGTCTATTTAGGTCTAATAATGGCACTTTAATAAATGCAGATTTAAATGGAGCATATCAAATAATGAAAAAAGTATTCCCCAATGTATTTTCCGAGGGGATAGAGGGTGTGGGGTTACACCCAATCAGAGTAAACATAGCTTAAGCTGTGTTGACTGATAAATAATTTTGTTAAAATATTTAATTATTTTTATTGATTTTAATAAAAATTAATAACCTAATGTGACACAATAGACAAATAAATCAGACCCCATTCTAACTAATTGGGGTCTGTTCCATTTTAGGTGGCTTAGGGCCATAATATTGGTAATATTGGGTTTCAATGTTACCATTGTATAATTTCCTTCGCTTTGTAGCTTCTTTGCCAAACAAAGTTTCAAAACCCTTATGGGATGTTAAAATATAATAAGACCAAGTAGGTAGGTTTTCAGTAAAAATTTTCCCAATTTCTTTATATAATTTTTCTACTTCTTTCCTTTCACTTAACCTTTCTCCATAAGGGGGATTTGTTACAATGTAACCATACTTTTTTGCTGAGCTAAGTTCTTGTACTGGTCGGACTTGAAAATGGATATCTTCTTCTAAAAAGGCATTTTCCCCATGATGTCTTGCCAATTTAATAGCTTTATTACTGATATCGTAACCTGCTATGGAGAGTTTACGGTGGTATTGGGCTAAATCATGGGTCTCTTTCCTAGCATCCCTCCATAGAGCTTTGTCTATATTACCCCAGGTTTCTGATACAAATTCCCGATTCATCCCCGGGGCTATGTTTTTACCAATCATAGCTGCTTCTATAGGAATAGTACCAGATCCACAAAAAGGATCTATTAAAGGTCGCTCCCAATTCCAATTAGTTAACATTATCATTCCCGCCGCCAAAGTTTCTTTGAGGGGTGCTTGATAAGCTAAGTCCCGGTATCCCCTTTTATGCAAACCGGCACCGGTGGTATCTATAGTTAAAGTAGCTATATCCTTTAAAAGGGCTACTTCTATTTTATACATAGGTCCGTCTTCAGTAAACCATTGCATCTTATACTTTTCTTTCATATGTTCCACTATAGCTTTTTTTGTGATAGCTTGACAGTCAGAAATACTGAATAGTTTAGATTTAACGGATTTTCCTTCAACGGGAAAACAAGCATTTTTAGGTAACCAATCACTCCAGGGAAGGGCTTTTACCCCTTGAAATAGTTCTTCAAAGGTGGTAGCTTTAAATTCCCCCAATTTTAACTTAACCCTATCAGCTGTCCTCAACCAGAGATTTGTTCTACATATTCCTAATAAATCTGATTTAAAGGTAATTTTCCCATCCTCTACCTTAACATCTTCGTATCCTAACCCTTTTACTTCTTTAGCTACTAAAGCTTCTAAGCCAAAAGTTGCTGTGGCAATTAGTTCAACCTTCACAAAATCAACTCCTTATGCTAACTATATATTAACTATATCTTACCACATTTTTCCCTTGAATACTAATATATTATACCTTCTAAAACAACCGGTTCACCGGGCAATAAGTTTCCTGAAACAGTGTTAGGAGCAATTATAATTCCATCGTATTTTCTTAAAGGTTTATCTTTAACCTGCCCTACCCAAAAATCTTGAACTTTTTTTAGATTAAATTTATCATAATTTCCAGTTGCTGAATCTAATAAATATGCAGTATAACTTTCTCCATTAGGAAATAACTCCCTAGGATGGGGTAAATTAGCTGTAAAAACTACTAAGTCATTGGTAGTCTTTCTTATAAAAGCTACTCCTGAAGCATTAGCTACTTTTCCAGTACTATTTAATACAACCTCTGTATATTCCTGTCTCCTTTTATCTTTATCTTCCCTTGTAGGTACACAAATTATTTGTCCTTCATAAATTATATCTGGATCCTTTATTTGACCATTCATTTCAATTAACCTATTTAACGGGACTTTGTATTTCTTAGCTATTATAAATAAACTTTCTTCTTTTGTGATTATGTGTAATTTCCCTGAGCATCCTTGTGGAACTGGCATTTTTCCTCCATTAGACTTTTGGGCTTTTTTCAAACCTTTCACTGACAACACCCCCTATTTCATTGTATTTAAGAGGGTAAAAAAGGTGACAAATGTTTAGAGATTTTGATATAATATATTCCATTAAAGGGAAAAAGGAAGGATAGAAATGGAAGAAAGATTATCATTTAAAGATGCAATCATTGTAGCCCTTTATGCTGGAGAAATAATGCTAAGAAATGGTGCAGAAACTTATAGGGTAGAGGAAACCATGTGTTATATTTTAAAGGCATTAGGGGTTAACTATACCGAAAGCTTTGTAACACCAACTGGTATATTTTTGTCTTGTGATAACCCTGAAGATAAAAATCCCTATTCTGTTATCAAACGGATAAAGAATAGAAGCTTAAATTTACAAAAAGTATCGGAAGTTAACAACTTTTCCCGGAAAATTGTAGCAGGTGAAATCCCTTTAAAAGAGGCTATGAGTATTTTACGACAAATAGATAAAGCTCCTGGGTACAACAGAGTACTCAGAGCTTTTTCTGCCAGCCTATTAGCCGCTTCTTTTTCTATGCTTTTAGGAGGAACTAAATTTGACTTTTTACCAGCCTTTATTACCAGTTTAGCAGTTCAAGGTAC
Above is a window of Anaerobranca gottschalkii DSM 13577 DNA encoding:
- a CDS encoding THUMP domain-containing class I SAM-dependent RNA methyltransferase; amino-acid sequence: MKVELIATATFGLEALVAKEVKGLGYEDVKVEDGKITFKSDLLGICRTNLWLRTADRVKLKLGEFKATTFEELFQGVKALPWSDWLPKNACFPVEGKSVKSKLFSISDCQAITKKAIVEHMKEKYKMQWFTEDGPMYKIEVALLKDIATLTIDTTGAGLHKRGYRDLAYQAPLKETLAAGMIMLTNWNWERPLIDPFCGSGTIPIEAAMIGKNIAPGMNREFVSETWGNIDKALWRDARKETHDLAQYHRKLSIAGYDISNKAIKLARHHGENAFLEEDIHFQVRPVQELSSAKKYGYIVTNPPYGERLSERKEVEKLYKEIGKIFTENLPTWSYYILTSHKGFETLFGKEATKRRKLYNGNIETQYYQYYGPKPPKMEQTPIS
- a CDS encoding LysM peptidoglycan-binding domain-containing protein → MKGLKKAQKSNGGKMPVPQGCSGKLHIITKEESLFIIAKKYKVPLNRLIEMNGQIKDPDIIYEGQIICVPTREDKDKRRQEYTEVVLNSTGKVANASGVAFIRKTTNDLVVFTANLPHPRELFPNGESYTAYLLDSATGNYDKFNLKKVQDFWVGQVKDKPLRKYDGIIIAPNTVSGNLLPGEPVVLEGIIY
- a CDS encoding threonine/serine exporter family protein, with the protein product MEERLSFKDAIIVALYAGEIMLRNGAETYRVEETMCYILKALGVNYTESFVTPTGIFLSCDNPEDKNPYSVIKRIKNRSLNLQKVSEVNNFSRKIVAGEIPLKEAMSILRQIDKAPGYNRVLRAFSASLLAASFSMLLGGTKFDFLPAFITSLAVQGTVLNFEKNSFSYFLTNIAGGFVAAVMAILFSEFGWGNSIDKTIIGSIMTLVPGVAITNAVRDSISGDLMSGTARAAEAFLVAIAIASGVGIALKFWIDIF